The window ctctATTGCATAAAGATGACCAGAAAAGTTAGGTGCATCTCCTCTTTCATGAATagtattataattaaattgtaaaagaATTAGTGAGTTCATTAatactttaattatataaaacttTAACATAAATAACATAATTAGTAAggtttttttacattttagtTATGTCATTTGACATCACTTGTATCAACGTTCGTCCGTCCCTATCCTCCCTGGTTCCTTGAATTTCGGGTTGGTAGCCTATTACTTCATGCTGAAAAGTTTGGTTGGATTGCTTAATATTGTTCATCCAGAGATATTGTGGAATAAAGAACAGGATTTTCATCTTTGGGTTGCTTTTGTTTGAAggcaaaattaattttatctgCATATAGAGTCAGTTCAAATCAAGAATAGGACAAACTATATCTAATTAATCATGTTCCCTTCTAATCCACGTTAAACAAATTTTGAccaatttttttccatttttaaactattaatacttttattttttatatattataaatttatttttcatattaaaaaataataaatatttatatagtatttttttttcaatttttaatataaaatagttaaaatcaaaactattatcttaaatttcataaaaattaaaaataaaacaaacatttaaaaacaataaaaaatgatattcgTAAATCATTACTGCAATGAGATATTACTTCTCTGCACAGatttttataatattcaatcattttcattgaaacaaataattattcaatcattttctttgaatttaataccaattgaaataaaatattttatatatatatatatatatatatatatatatatatgcctCAAACATGATCTAACCTAGTCAGTTCCACCCCATATGTCTCCAACAAAGTTGATCCAAATAATTCCACGTCCTTCACACGTCTTCAACTCAACATACATATGtattagagaaaaaaagacaTTAGCCAAATCTCTTCTAGCTAAGCCACTCTCAAGAAAACTTTATTCATAATTAGTAACTAAttacttaatattttaacttaatCACCGCCTAATGATGGTAAAAGCACCACCATCTGGACAGGTAAGTCTACCGTGGACACACATCATGCCCATGCGAACCACCTTATCCACCGCCTGCCGGCTCCAGCTCATCATACCGTGTTATCTACATTATCCTTATCCAATAGTTACCATCCACGTGTCTCCAgcaatttaaattcatatttcttGCACGCATCCCCGCACAACTCTCTGCTCTGCCTGTAAAATCTTAACAAATATTCGTACAATcaagccaaaaaataataagaaaaagaaaaaagtttaaataataagaatgAAGGGAAAggaattcattaattttaagatactcgaagttcaatcaaattaaaatttatcttaCATCTTACTCGAATtcgaataaaattaatatttaaaactaGCACTCAgttattaatgtttaaaaaaattcaaaattccaaataaaatattatattattaataaaaagtaattaataaattaaaatttaaagttatatttaaaataattaataaatgtaatatttATGATCGAATTTTAAACAGTAAGTATCTTATAATTATTactcaaattaaataattttactattCAAAGTAACTATTGCCGCCTTACCGGAAACAGATATTCGGTGGATATTCTATTGTTGTTACCTTTTTGCCCTTTCGAAAGGTATAAGACAAATAGTTTGTTCCAACTCTCATCCCTTACGTCAACAGCGCGTGGAACAATCGCCCAAATCACGCGGCAATTTTCCTTATCGGGCAATTCGGGGTCACCTAATCGGAGAGGGTAGACCAGTTCACACCGCCTCGGCGCGTCAACACCAGGAAACCCTTTCAAAGGAAGACAATTACTAAGTTGACCAGAATGGTCTTAACAAAAAGACCAAATTTTCCACGGAAACTTCTCGTGAACCCGGGAGTGGCAAACAAAACACCGTTAAGTTTAACGGAATAAGCGGACTTGGGGAAAATGATAACGGAGAATATCCCAAAGCATATTTGGGCAACATTGGAGGGAATATTCTATGCGGAGATCCTTCGTCCATGCCTTCCCGTTGTTGTGTCTCCTTAAAtaccccttttttttctctctaaatcCTCGCAACAATCCTCGAAATCCCTCCTCTGTCCCTTTGTTTCCTCTGTTTTAGTAAAACTTTCAGCAATGGCTCTCAAAGCTGTTCATGTCTCCGACGTGCCGAACCTCGACCAAGTCCCGGAAAAcgcttctctttctctctactCAACCCGTTTTTCCAAAGGTAACGTCAACTTTTAAACTTTCACCATCTTTGATTCTTGTTTCTTGTTTCTTGTTTCTTGGTCATGATTAAAATATgggttttaatttgttttggttttctgTTGTTGTACGTAGGGTTGGAGTTGAACAGGGCGACATCGTTTAGGATACCAAAGTTTTTGGTGATAGGGCATCGAGGGCATGGCATGAACATGCTACAAAGCTCTGATTCAAGAATGAAAGCCATTAAAGAAAACTCCATTctctccttcaactctgccgcTAAATCTCCCATTGACTTCATTGAATTTGACGTTCAGGTAAGGATTCAAATTCCCCAACATTTTTCTTTCGTTAAATCTGGTTTGTTCTTTgtcaacttttctttttttctcgtCTTTGGATTAATCGAAATCTTCATAACACATGAAACCACGTTCTTGTGTCGGGTTGGCGGCGTACGCTCGCCGCGAACGACAAGGTGTTTTGTCTTAATCTGGTGGGGTGGTTGGATgggttctttttcttcttccccacGTGCCTACAAGCGCTTTTAAGTTTACTTTTTCCTTAATTGAAGTAATTTTCTATTAATAGgatttagtttttctttttcccaatTGGAAGATTACTGATGGTGTTCATTTTCTTGCTGGGATTtcgtgggttttttttttaacaaaataaaatttaaaaaagattttgattttgagaaatttatGAAAGAGTTTGGAGGTGGTGAAAAATGGGCAAATGAGCCAATCAATCACAGGAAGTAAAGCAAGCGATTGTGGTTTTTTGTAGGTGACAAAAGATGACTGCCCTGTCATTTTCCATGACGACGTTATCCTCTCTGAAGAAAATGTATGTtccacttttcttttcttttcttttcttttctttattttttaagctttAACCAATTACCAAGGGttaaaaattttccattaCCACGTGTTTCTGATAATTGATTTGGGTTTTCTTCCAGGGTACTGTGTTTGAGAAGAGAGTCACGGAGTTGTGTTTAGCAGAATTCCTTTGCTATGGACCCCAGAGGGAAGCAGGGAAAGAGGGGAGATGTTTGCTGAGGAAAACAAAAGATGGGAAAATTGTTAAGTGGGAGGTTGAAACTGATGATCCACTTTGTACCCTGGAAGAAGCTTTCCAGAGAGTTGAGCCTTCTTTGGGTTTCAATATTGAGTTGAAATTTGATGACAATATTGTTTATCAGCAAGATTATCTCGTCCATGTTCTCCAAGTCATCTTGCAGGTATATCAATGGAGGAAATCTACATCCTGCGAtaagctttgtttttttttttcttctaggGACTGGCTAGacattttgttcttaattgcTGTGAATTTTGTTATGTGACAGGTGGTGTTTGAGTTTGCTAAAGATAGACCCATAATCTTCTCTAGTTTCCACCCTGATGCAGCTCAGCTTGTTAGGAAGTTACAGAACAACTATCCTGTAAGGATTCTAGCTACATTTTTAATGGATCAATATCTCTGCATGTTATTTTTGgactttttttaatgtttatctTGGAAAATCAACAGGTTTTCTTCTTAACAAATGGTGGGACAGAACTTTACTATGATGTGAGGAGAAATTCCCTGGAGGAGGCCATAAAGGTCTGCCTGGAAGGAGGTTTACAAGGGATTGTTTCAGAGATCAAAGGAGTGTTTAGAAATCCAGGAGCACTGCCTAAGATCAAAGAGTCTAAGCTCTCCCTCCTGACATATGGCAAACTGAAGTAAGTTCCTAAAACTCTTATGTTGCTTTCTGACTGTTTTAAAAGGTTGTCATAGTCAAATGTTGAGTGGCATTTCCTTCTCCAACTTAACAGCCTAAAGTTTGAACAGGCTGCTTTTTAAAGCTTGGAAGGTTCTGTCTAACTTTGAAACTTTGCTTGTTACTGCAGCAATGTACCAGAGGCTGTTTACATGCAATATTTAATGGGAATTGATGGGGTGATAGTAGACTTTGTTCAAGAGATCTCACAGGCTTTGAGCGACATGATCAAGCCTGCCAAGGCAGTTCCTGCAGAGGAAGGGAATGGGGAGGCTGAGGCAAAATCACAGCTTCAGTTTTCACAGCAGGAGCTCTCATTTCTGTTAAAGCTAATCCCAGAGTTGATACAGCACTAATACTTGCCCCCTAACACCTATTGTTTTGCCAATTTTAACCCTTTTGGGCCTGTAACCCAGTTACACGTTTGTAGATAACTTCGTTTTTTTAAGGTGGAAAATCTTTCAGActatcattttctctctctgaACATCGAAATTTGGAAGAGAAAATTGTCTCTTGCTTTTGTCTCTTCAGAGTCCATAACATTATGAACAATAAtacaatataaaaatagaaagaggGGATTAGAATCAAAGACCATCTATCATACTCCTAGTCGTTTCATTGATCATCAAATCAGTGGTTCCATAAGCTGAATGGAATGCCGAACGAGCTATcattctttaaaataaaaaaaagatttaatgCAAACCATGTGGGAATGATGTAGATGTTCATGactaatataaatatataaaataaaatttttaataaaaaataatcttaCATTTAGATAGTTAATCTTTCTAACGAGTGGTGGTCAGATACTTGCTTAGCTTAGAtcctgcaaaaaaaaaaaaaaaaaaacctaacaACTGATCTAACTGATGAACAACTACTTCATTATTTCTCTCGATAGAAATTAATGATTCTGAACTTCCTCTGTTTTAGATAGAAAGATTCTCCTGTAAAGCAAagacaatatatgtaaatCCATCCATTAATATTACAGTTGCAGTTGTACAGATTATAGGTTAAATTaatgagattttattaaattaagagGTATACTACAATATTTATTACCTAATTGGACTATAATACTATATTTAGTTCAAAGTTGTACTAGAATATTATTAATAGGATTagtcttttatatatatataatatatcatTTAGGTCTATAACATATAGAATTTGATAATACAAGATTTCTCATATAGGAGATTTCTGATTCTCACAGCAAATGTCGAAGCTGACTCCAAACGAAGCAAACAGTCTTGACATGGAGAACCATTCATGGGGTCAAAACCTGCAAGAGGTGAGTGTTAGCATTCCAGTGCCTCATGGAACCAGATCAAGGTGTCATGTGGGGTTCTACAGACACCCCAACCGTGCGACCTTGGGCTCGCCCTTAACTTGACCTCCAAACCCAAGTCAGCATAATATGCCTAACAGCTGATTTCCTCTAGGCCACAAGGACCAAGAGGCAACACAATGATGCAGGATGCAATGCAACTTACCAACCAGCCCACACAAAGCTTTCGGCCCCCAGTGCGCACCTTTCACCCGTAGACAGCACAGGCAGCACGCACCCAGCATAGACAGCACGCACCCAGCAGAGGGTATTCGGTTGGCAGGCACACAACACCTTCACCAGCACTCTGGACAGTGCACACTCACACCGGCAGGCAGGAAATGGCCTTAGGCCAGCAAGCACACAAGCAGCAAAGAGAAGGTAGGAGAGAGGAAGAGAGgaagagagaatttgagagcGAATGAGAGTGTATTGATTCCCAAAAATCTGCTGTACACAATTTACAAAGcctatatatattatgttttcccTCCAAAATCTCCAAAATTCCCCCCAAAAGTCAAGGCAGTTGATGGGATGGCTTTTGACGGGAAACTCTAAAATTTGGGCACTGTTGGGCGGTTTAGGCAGCAGAATTGCTATAGTAGCGGGCTGGAGTGCTTGGGCCACGCCAGGCAAGCTGCATAAGCGCTGGGCGCGCGAGCTGCTCTAGGCCTCGCACAAACTGTCTGTCTGAGCTGTGCGGGCTGTCTGTCTGGAGCTGTGCAAGTTGGCTCGCCTAAGGGCCTGTGTTCTGCACCCTTGCCAGCAGCTTCCTCCTGACTAGCACACCCCAGGGGGGTTCATCTCCTAGTGATACTCCTCCATGTTCCATCACTCCACCACACTTCCGGGCACCATCTACGGGTCTGAACCGCGCCCCGTGATACCCTCCCCCACCTAAGCTGGCAGCGTCCTCGCTGCCGTGAGGAAGACGTCAATCTAGTATCGGAACTGCCACCAGTCCTCCGCGGACCACCATCTTGTTTCACCCTCAGGCAGTTCCCTTTCCACCTCATGTGGGCCCTGACCAGTCTTTCCCGAGTGGTCAGTGTCCTTCGTGCGCCCCCGACGCGGTCTGCGTGCCCCGCGCTGTCCATCCAGGCGCCCCGCGTTGCCACTCTGCTGGCGCGGCCATTCAGGTTGCTTGCACGCTGACTTTGCCCACTTATGAGCCCAGGGGGTTTCTGTGCCTCCGCACCCCACTCTGCGCCCTGACCCTGCGCCTCCTGCGCGTCCCACAACTTGGGTCTGATAACACCCTGTCATCACACTCAAAACTAGGGCCTGTCGCCCCCTCATAGTC is drawn from Theobroma cacao cultivar B97-61/B2 chromosome 4, Criollo_cocoa_genome_V2, whole genome shotgun sequence and contains these coding sequences:
- the LOC18601075 gene encoding glycerophosphodiester phosphodiesterase GDPD1, chloroplastic yields the protein MALKAVHVSDVPNLDQVPENASLSLYSTRFSKGLELNRATSFRIPKFLVIGHRGHGMNMLQSSDSRMKAIKENSILSFNSAAKSPIDFIEFDVQVTKDDCPVIFHDDVILSEENGTVFEKRVTELCLAEFLCYGPQREAGKEGRCLLRKTKDGKIVKWEVETDDPLCTLEEAFQRVEPSLGFNIELKFDDNIVYQQDYLVHVLQVILQVVFEFAKDRPIIFSSFHPDAAQLVRKLQNNYPVFFLTNGGTELYYDVRRNSLEEAIKVCLEGGLQGIVSEIKGVFRNPGALPKIKESKLSLLTYGKLNNVPEAVYMQYLMGIDGVIVDFVQEISQALSDMIKPAKAVPAEEGNGEAEAKSQLQFSQQELSFLLKLIPELIQH